In one window of Ovis aries strain OAR_USU_Benz2616 breed Rambouillet chromosome 3, ARS-UI_Ramb_v3.0, whole genome shotgun sequence DNA:
- the SH3GLB2 gene encoding endophilin-B2 isoform X1 — protein sequence MRDPRVVSQSPNCGRVCRVDRGDGNSSAKGTQFTEEKFGQAEKTELDAHFESLLARADSTKNWTEKILRQTEVLLQPNPSARVEEFLYEKLDRKVPSRVTNGELLAQYMAEAASELGPTTPYGKTLIKVAEAEKRLGAAERDFIHTASINFLTPLRNFLEGDWKTISKERRLLQNRRLDLDASKARLKKAKAAEAKATTVPDFQETRPRNYILSASASATLEDTCRPPSWAKWKEDYPGGWRRPCFFLVPLNPSLTLARGCLSLPKDGKLWNDEVDKAEQELRVAQTEFDRQAEVTRLLLEGISSTHVNHLRCLHEFVESQTTYYAQCYRHMLDLQKQLGSSQGAIFPGTFVGTTEPTSPTLSSTSPTTAAATMPMGPSVADLAPPGEAALRLEEVAPPASGTRKARVLYDYEAADSSELALLADELITVYSLPGMDPDWLIGERGNKKGKVPVTYLELLS from the exons ATGCGCGATCCTAGGGTGGTCTCTCAGTCCCCAAACTGTGGAAGGGTTTGCAGAGTTGATCGCGGTGATGGGAACAGCTCAGCGAAGGGCACCCAG TTCACAGAGGAGAAATTCGGCCAGGCCGAGAAGACCGAGCTTGACGCCCACTTTGAGAGCCTCCTGGCCCGGGCAGACAGCACCAAGAACTGGACCGAGAAGATCTTGAGGCAGACAGAGGTGCTGCTGCAGCCCAACCCCA GCGCCCGAGTGGAGGAGTTCCTGTACGAGAAGCTGGACAGGAAGGTGCCCTCGCGGGTCACCAACGGGGAGCTGCTGGCGCAGTACATGGCCGAGGCGGCCAGTGAGCTGGGGCCCACCACCCCCTACG GGAAGACGCTGATCAAGGTGGCGGAAGCGGAAAAGCGCCTGGGAGCGGCCGAGAGAGATTTCATCCACACGGCCTCCATCAACTTCCTCACGCCCCTGCGCAACTTCCTGGAAGGGGACTGGAAGACGATTTCG AAGGAGAGGCGGCTCCTGCAGAACCGGCGTCTAGACCTGGATGCCTCCAAAGCGCGGCTCAAGAAGGCCAAGGCTGCTGAAGCCAAAGCCACG ACGGTGCCTGACTTTCAGGAGACTAGACCGCGTAATTACATTCTCTCGGCCAGCGCCTCCGCG ACTCTGGAGGACACTTGCCGCCCCCCTTCCTGGGCCAAGTGGAAGGAGGACTATCCAGGAGGGTGGAGACGGCCCTGTTTTTTTCTTGTGCCTTTGAACCCCAGTCTGACTCTGGCACGAGGCTGCCTTTCTCTGCCGAAGGACGGAAAG CTCTGGAATGATGAGGTGGACAAG GCTGAGCAGGAGCTCCGAGTGGCCCAGACGGAGTTTGACCGGCAGGCGGAAGTGACCCGGCTCCTGCTGGAGGGGATCAGCAGCACCCAT GTGAACCACCTTCGCTGCCTGCATGAGTTCGTCGAGTCTCAGACCACGTACTATGCCCAGTGCTACCGCCACATGCTGGACCTCCAGAAGCAGCTGGGCAG CTCCCAGGGAGCCAT ATTCCCAGGCACCTTCGTGGGCACCACCGAGCCCACCTCCCCAACCCTCAGCAGTACCTCACCCACCACCGCCGCAGCCACGATGCCCATGGGGCCCTCTGTGGCCGACCTGGCCCCTCCAGGGGAGGCTGCTCTCcgcctggaggaggtggccccACCGGCCAGCGGAACCCGGAAAGCCCGCGTTCTCTATGACTACGAGGCAGCAGACAGCAGTGAGCTGGCCTTGCTCGCCGATGAG cTCATCACTGTCTATAGCCTGCCTGGCATGGACCCCGACTGGCTCATTGGCGAGAGAGGCAACAAGAAGGGCAAGGTCCCCGTCACCTACTTGGAACTGCTCAGCTGA